A genomic region of Metopolophium dirhodum isolate CAU chromosome 1, ASM1992520v1, whole genome shotgun sequence contains the following coding sequences:
- the LOC132934637 gene encoding uncharacterized protein LOC132934637 has protein sequence MSTEKDWNQDQILKLIDLVQQSDNIWNPQNILYRNRIRRTDSINEIANILGVSQQEVDKKWKTLQSQFRREQHKVKNKKSGAGTDDNYTSAWYLYKPLSFLSDRNKPKNTRDTYDAQVITTLFE, from the coding sequence atgtcTACCGAAAAAGACTGGAATCAAGACCAAATTTTGAAACTTATTGATTTAGTACAGCAAAGTGATAATATTTGGAATCCACAAAACATACTATACAGAAATCGAATCCGAAGGACAGATTCAATCAATGAAATCGCCAACATCTTGGGTGTTTCACAGCAAGAAGTTGACAAAAAATGGAAAACTTTACAGTCCCAATTTCGTAGGGAACaacataaagtaaaaaataaaaaatctggcGCTGGAACCGATGATAATTACACAAGTGCGTGGTATTTGTACAAGCCATTAAGTTTTTTGTCAGATagaaataaaccaaaaaatactAGAGACACTTATGATGCACAGGTAATAACaacattatttgaataa
- the LOC132935302 gene encoding uncharacterized protein LOC132935302, with translation MDFQKVVYQILLLLFTIEISTTFGNHEEDLFELTSTSDSPGLQYELIGNGRACGSSWTVNTYMDLKFLNNSLRNIRQMLNSIELIAFKDISITLYQLKKHANRLENEIGLIVQMGRHNKKVKRSIEFGGTALKWMFGVADADDVRRYDSTIDKLENNEKDVMRIVHDQISILKSTIINLNDSVTSFNENKKIFDANMKEGEKKVNELIIEIAKEDRKIIILSSITLLENTIFELDMFISRLQRVISNVQNNVVDAFIITPDQLLSEIKNIQSILPDDLKIPVKFDEDNIQEIFKILSIEMHTINDRFIFSLKFPLCFIGNFNVYYILPIYIPINEHGQFLHMTKNSMYLLMDKIMTKYFIWPDLNNCKVVDKIFVCGFNEIIHNCDTDPTCVTELLKNSLTKPPQCDTYISEFKTEMWYPSFFKNHWFFVCEKLTTITIICNKQSFTQKIKVKSSGKLYLKSGCIAYTSKGVLKTEQVLNQTYFSIPEDLSLTNDSCCNVFNFSNQAYPKPIHFEEIKNIKFNKDAFNTINKQLDQQDMLINSLIVDKTYEFIYTNKYLVVIIIVFLIYFIATFYLNRKAKKLAIENINLSYNPPSSKN, from the coding sequence atggactttCAGAAGGTCGTTTATCAAATACTGCTGTTGTTATTTACCATAGAAATTTCTACGACGTTTGGTAACCATGAAGAAGACTTGTTCGAATTAACATCAACCAGCGATAGCCCGGGTTTGCAGTACGAACTCATAGGTAATGGTAGAGCGTGCGGAAGTAGTTGGACAGTAAACACATAtatggatttaaaatttttaaataacagtcTTAGAAATATTAGACAAATGTTAAACTCAATTGAACTAATTGCGTTCAAAGACATTTCTATAACTTTGTATCAGTTAAAAAAACACGCGAACAGATTGGAAAACGAGATAGGTTTAATTGTACAAATGGGTAGACATAACAAAAAAGTTAAGCGATCTATTGAGTTTGGGGGTACGGCATTAAAATGGATGTTTGGAGTAGCCGATGCTGACGATGTACGAAGATATGATAGTACGATCGATAAATTAGAAAACAATGAGAAAGATGTTATGCGTATTGTTCATGATCAGATATCTATACTAAAAAgcacaataattaatttgaatgatTCCGTTACatcatttaatgaaaataagaaaatatttgatGCAAATATGAAAGAAGGCGAGAAAAAAGTGAACGAATTGATTATTGAGATAGCTAAGGAAGAcagaaaaatcattattttgagttCGATAACTCTTTTAGAAAACACTATATTTGAATTGGACATGTTTATTAGTAGGTTGCAAAGAGTAATTTCTAACGTACAGAATAATGTAGTAGATGCGTTTATAATAACACCTGACCAATTGCTTtcggaaataaaaaatattcagagtATACTCCCGGATGATTTGAAAATCCCTGTTAAATTTGATGAGGATAATATTcaagaaatattcaaaatattaagtattgaaaTGCACACAATAAATgacagatttattttttctttaaaatttcctCTGTGCTTTATAGGAAATTTCaacgtttattacatattacctatttacattcCAATTAATGAACATGGTCAATTTCTGCATATGACTAAAAATTCTATGTATTTGTTAATGGACAAAATAAtgaccaaatattttatatggccagatttaaataactgtaaagtagtggataaaatatttgtttgtggatttaatgaaattatacataattgtgACACGGACCCCACATGTGTAACAGAATTACTAAAAAATTCTTTAACTAAACCACCTCAATGTGATACTTATATCTCTGAATTCAAAACAGAAATGTGGTATCcctcatttttcaaaaatcattggtttttcGTATGTGAAAAACTCACTacaattactataatttgtaataaacagTCTTTCactcaaaaaattaaagttaaaagttctGGAAAGTTATACTTGAAGTCTGGGTGTATTGCTTACACCTCGAAAGGTGTACTAAAAACTGAACAAGtattaaatcaaacatatttctCAATTCCAGAAGACTTATCTCTTACAAATGATTCATGCtgtaatgtattcaatttttctaaTCAGGCCTATCCCAAACCTATCCACTTcgaggaaataaaaaatattaaatttaataaagatgcgttcaatacaataaataaacaattagacCAACAAGATATGTTAATAAATTCGCTTATTGTAGATAAAACGTATGAATTTATatacacaaacaaatatttagttgtcataataatagtttttttaatatattttatagcaacattttatttaaataggaaagcaaaaaaattagctatagaaaacattaatttaagttaCAATCCTCCaagttctaaaaattaa